A DNA window from Rossellomorea marisflavi contains the following coding sequences:
- a CDS encoding CsbD family protein, producing the protein MNKDQVKGNVEQDKGEAKKQLGKATDDKSLETKGRMEKGKGKAKEAYGDMKESFKK; encoded by the coding sequence ATGAATAAAGATCAAGTAAAAGGAAATGTAGAACAGGATAAAGGTGAAGCTAAAAAGCAACTGGGAAAAGCAACGGATGATAAATCCCTTGAGACCAAAGGACGCATGGAAAAAGGGAAAGGAAAAGCGAAGGAAGCATATGGAGATATGAAGGAATCCTTCAAAAAATAA
- a CDS encoding alanine/glycine:cation symporter family protein: MELFNKIMSGTSDIIWTYILIAGLIGLGIYFSIRTNFVQFRYIKEMGRLLTDKNTVSAEGKRGISSFQAFTISTASRVGTGNLAGVATAIAGGGPGAVFWMWLIALLGGATSFIESTLAQIYKVKDGKDGFRGGPAYYMEKGLNARWMGILFAIIITFCFGLVFNSVQSNTISLAMNEAYSFDRLTIGIILAVLTAVIIFGGVKRIASVTQIVVPVMAILYILLALFILILNVTEIPGMIALIFENAFGIREVASGSVGAAIMLGIKRGLFSNEAGMGSAPNAAASAGVTHPAKQGLIQTLGVFTDTLIICTSTAFIIILSNEYMGGTDGIQLTQAALTTHVGGWANTFVAIAIFLFAFSSIIGNYYYGETNIEFIKYSPVTLFLYRLAVLGMVIFGAMVDLQVVWDLADLFMGVMAIINLIAITLLGRIAIAALKDYRQQKKEGKDPVFYSDSIKGLKGIESWDPKPKQEKKIN, translated from the coding sequence ATGGAATTATTCAACAAAATCATGTCCGGAACGAGCGACATCATCTGGACGTACATACTTATTGCAGGTTTGATCGGACTAGGAATCTATTTTTCCATACGGACAAATTTCGTACAATTCCGATATATCAAGGAAATGGGGAGGCTGTTGACGGACAAGAATACCGTTTCGGCTGAAGGGAAGCGGGGCATATCTTCCTTCCAGGCCTTCACCATTAGTACGGCATCCAGGGTCGGCACAGGGAACCTTGCAGGGGTTGCCACGGCCATAGCTGGAGGAGGTCCCGGGGCCGTGTTCTGGATGTGGCTGATTGCCCTTTTGGGAGGAGCGACCAGCTTCATTGAAAGTACACTCGCTCAGATTTACAAGGTCAAGGACGGGAAGGACGGCTTCCGTGGAGGTCCTGCCTATTATATGGAGAAGGGACTCAATGCAAGATGGATGGGGATCCTATTCGCCATCATCATCACATTCTGTTTCGGGCTCGTTTTCAACTCGGTTCAATCCAATACGATCTCTCTGGCCATGAATGAAGCCTATTCGTTCGATCGTTTGACCATCGGCATCATCCTGGCTGTACTCACGGCTGTGATTATCTTCGGTGGCGTCAAGAGGATTGCCAGTGTGACGCAGATTGTCGTACCTGTCATGGCAATCTTGTATATCTTACTGGCATTGTTCATCTTGATCCTAAATGTGACAGAAATCCCGGGTATGATCGCCCTTATATTCGAAAATGCATTCGGTATCAGGGAAGTCGCAAGCGGATCGGTCGGAGCGGCTATCATGCTGGGAATCAAACGGGGACTCTTCTCGAATGAAGCCGGTATGGGGAGTGCTCCGAATGCAGCGGCAAGCGCAGGGGTCACCCATCCAGCAAAACAGGGACTCATCCAGACGTTAGGTGTATTCACAGACACCCTGATCATCTGTACGTCGACAGCATTCATCATCATCCTATCGAATGAGTACATGGGTGGTACAGACGGCATTCAGCTGACCCAGGCAGCCCTCACCACGCACGTAGGGGGATGGGCCAATACGTTCGTTGCGATTGCCATCTTCCTGTTCGCCTTCAGCTCAATCATCGGAAACTACTATTATGGTGAGACCAACATCGAATTCATCAAGTACAGTCCCGTCACACTCTTCCTTTACCGATTAGCGGTCCTGGGCATGGTCATCTTCGGTGCAATGGTCGATCTGCAAGTCGTTTGGGACCTGGCAGATCTCTTCATGGGCGTGATGGCCATCATCAACCTCATCGCCATTACGCTGCTCGGTAGGATTGCCATTGCGGCTCTGAAGGATTACCGACAACAGAAGAAAGAAGGGAAAGATCCGGTCTTCTACTCCGATTCCATTAAAGGACTGAAAGGAATCGAAAGCTGGGATCCAAAACCTAAACAAGAAAAAAAGATTAACTGA
- a CDS encoding hemolysin family protein produces the protein MDDLPVLSIVILIVLIMLSAFFSSAETAFSSVNKIRLKNFADEGVKGSKKAYKIAEDFDRALSTILVGNNIVNIAAASISAKLATDLIGGNAGILISTFGMTFLILTFGEILPKSLAKEHAERYSLSISGILYLLIVLLTPVNFIFIKLKDFVSRMFAKGEGLPSVTEDELKVMLDIGQEEGVIDSEERELISRSMEFDDITVSEVLTPRVKVKAVDINQPISEIKEFFFEERFSRIPVYDGDIDTIVGILSEKEFFTHLLKYGDVSIKELIRDPKFVFETTKISSLLPKLQKEKVHLAIVVDEFGGTTGIITLEDILEEIVGEIYDEQDEEIQLVTKISEHTYSFDPQFPIDQFSTLFELAEPETTYHTLGGWVAERFGEIPAVGNQFSYEKLTVIVEDVENRRIKKLKVEVNEISEEETHTD, from the coding sequence TTGGACGATTTACCTGTTTTATCGATTGTTATACTTATTGTGTTGATCATGCTTTCTGCCTTTTTTTCATCAGCAGAAACGGCCTTCTCAAGTGTCAACAAAATTCGATTGAAAAACTTTGCTGACGAAGGAGTCAAGGGGAGTAAAAAAGCCTATAAGATCGCAGAAGACTTTGACCGTGCCCTTTCTACCATCCTCGTTGGAAACAATATCGTGAATATCGCAGCTGCCAGTATCTCGGCAAAACTTGCTACAGACCTTATCGGGGGAAATGCAGGGATCCTGATCAGTACGTTCGGAATGACGTTTTTGATTTTGACGTTTGGAGAAATCCTTCCAAAATCGTTGGCGAAAGAGCATGCCGAGCGATACTCACTGTCGATTTCCGGGATCCTTTATCTGCTGATTGTACTTTTGACGCCTGTCAACTTTATATTCATCAAACTGAAGGACTTTGTTTCGAGGATGTTTGCCAAGGGAGAAGGATTGCCTTCAGTCACTGAAGATGAATTAAAAGTGATGCTCGATATCGGTCAGGAAGAAGGCGTGATCGATTCTGAAGAGCGTGAATTGATCAGTCGCTCTATGGAATTCGATGATATTACCGTCTCTGAAGTCCTCACACCACGTGTGAAAGTGAAGGCAGTGGATATCAATCAACCGATCTCGGAGATCAAGGAATTTTTCTTTGAAGAACGATTTTCGCGGATTCCTGTGTATGATGGGGACATCGACACGATTGTCGGTATTCTCTCCGAGAAGGAATTTTTCACCCATCTGCTTAAATACGGCGATGTCAGCATAAAAGAATTGATCCGGGATCCCAAATTCGTTTTTGAAACAACCAAGATCTCTTCGTTGCTTCCGAAGTTGCAGAAAGAGAAGGTTCACTTAGCCATCGTGGTAGACGAATTCGGCGGGACCACGGGAATTATCACGCTCGAGGACATCCTAGAAGAAATCGTTGGTGAAATCTATGATGAACAGGATGAGGAAATCCAGCTCGTGACGAAGATTTCAGAGCACACCTACAGCTTTGATCCACAATTCCCGATCGATCAATTTTCAACCCTTTTCGAACTGGCTGAACCAGAGACAACCTACCACACGCTCGGTGGTTGGGTAGCTGAAAGGTTTGGAGAAATACCGGCAGTAGGGAACCAATTCTCTTATGAAAAGCTTACAGTCATTGTAGAGGATGTAGAAAATCGTAGAATAAAAAAATTAAAGGTGGAAGTGAACGAGATTTCCGAAGAAGAAACACATACAGATTGA
- a CDS encoding NUDIX hydrolase, which produces MDHIKELRKLVRHRPLILAGSVAIILNHRKEILLQQRTDGDWGLPGGLLELGESLEAAAIREVREETGLEIGQLQLLGIHSGEDYYFKLANQDELYSVTAVYEAGDVRGTMKKDGSESIDLRYFSLQNLPKGVTDEYLSYITPYLDRLLTDKNMKREE; this is translated from the coding sequence ATGGACCATATCAAAGAACTTCGAAAATTAGTAAGGCACAGGCCTCTTATCTTAGCAGGATCAGTGGCGATCATTCTGAATCATCGTAAGGAAATTCTTCTTCAGCAAAGAACGGACGGAGACTGGGGACTTCCTGGCGGCCTGCTGGAATTGGGTGAAAGCCTGGAGGCAGCGGCAATCAGGGAAGTGAGGGAAGAAACCGGATTGGAAATCGGGCAGTTGCAGCTGCTTGGAATCCACTCAGGAGAAGACTACTATTTCAAACTGGCAAATCAGGACGAGCTATATTCTGTAACTGCGGTGTACGAAGCGGGTGACGTGAGGGGAACGATGAAGAAGGACGGAAGTGAATCCATCGATCTCAGGTATTTTTCACTTCAAAACCTCCCGAAAGGCGTTACCGATGAATATCTCAGCTACATAACACCCTATCTTGACCGTCTGCTTACGGATAAAAATATGAAAAGGGAGGAATGA
- a CDS encoding DMT family transporter: MKYPFNKGMLLGLIGIIAFSLTLPATRFAVPYFGQTIVGLGRTIIAAVMVCLLFAFRKQALPAKEHITSLVIVAGGAVLAFPLLTTFAMKSLPVSHGAVELALLPLATAGFAIWRGGEKPSRRYWTASLIAATTVILYAVHLGFGHVQMGDIALLSAVVILGLSYAEGGKLAKELGSWQVIAWAILIGAPFFLIPVVLNVHVDMLKAPPLAWLSLFYLGVISQFLAYVAWYGGMSLGGIAKVGQLQYAQPFFMIGFSFLFLGEPVTWWTIAFAVIVVLCVTIGKDAPVKGVKPRSS; encoded by the coding sequence ATGAAATATCCATTCAATAAGGGAATGCTCCTTGGTTTGATAGGGATCATTGCCTTCAGTTTGACGCTGCCTGCTACCCGATTCGCGGTTCCGTACTTTGGTCAAACCATTGTGGGATTGGGGAGGACGATCATAGCGGCGGTCATGGTCTGCCTTCTTTTTGCATTCAGGAAGCAGGCCTTGCCTGCCAAAGAGCATATAACCAGTTTAGTGATCGTAGCGGGAGGTGCTGTCCTGGCATTCCCCCTATTGACGACATTCGCAATGAAATCGTTGCCTGTATCCCACGGAGCTGTCGAGCTCGCTCTTTTACCGCTTGCTACTGCAGGATTCGCCATTTGGCGAGGAGGAGAGAAGCCTTCAAGACGCTACTGGACGGCCAGCTTGATTGCTGCCACTACCGTCATCCTCTATGCAGTCCATCTAGGTTTTGGTCACGTCCAGATGGGGGATATAGCCCTATTGTCTGCAGTCGTGATACTGGGGTTGAGTTATGCGGAGGGAGGAAAACTTGCAAAGGAACTGGGCAGCTGGCAGGTGATTGCATGGGCCATTCTAATCGGTGCACCATTTTTTCTCATACCGGTAGTCTTGAATGTACATGTTGATATGCTGAAGGCACCACCTCTGGCGTGGTTGAGCTTGTTCTATCTTGGGGTGATCAGTCAATTCCTTGCGTATGTCGCATGGTATGGGGGCATGTCCTTAGGAGGCATTGCAAAAGTAGGGCAACTCCAATATGCACAGCCCTTCTTCATGATTGGATTTTCATTCCTTTTTCTGGGAGAACCCGTCACCTGGTGGACCATTGCCTTTGCAGTCATCGTGGTCTTATGCGTCACAATTGGAAAAGATGCGCCGGTGAAGGGCGTTAAGCCGCGCTCTTCATAA
- a CDS encoding VOC family protein — protein MIERLDHVVLTVASMEDSIRFYTEILGMEEITFGNGRKALAFGDQKINLHEYKREFEPKAAHPTPGSADWCFISSLDPDSLQRHLTALGIAIEEGPVTRTGALGPICSIYIRDPDNNLLELSTYKNE, from the coding sequence ATGATTGAACGGTTGGATCATGTTGTTCTGACAGTCGCAAGTATGGAAGACTCCATTCGGTTCTACACAGAGATACTGGGAATGGAGGAAATAACGTTTGGAAATGGTCGGAAAGCCTTGGCGTTTGGTGACCAGAAAATCAACTTGCACGAATACAAGCGTGAATTCGAGCCTAAAGCAGCCCATCCGACTCCCGGTAGTGCCGATTGGTGCTTCATCTCCAGTCTGGATCCAGACTCCCTCCAAAGACATCTCACCGCTCTTGGGATAGCGATCGAAGAAGGCCCCGTGACAAGAACCGGTGCCCTTGGCCCCATCTGTTCCATCTACATACGTGACCCGGACAACAACCTGCTCGAACTCTCTACCTACAAGAACGAATAG
- a CDS encoding PLP-dependent aminotransferase family protein: MSATKYIHIVDWVMHELDQNRLHSGGKLPSVRSLAIQFQCSKNTVVKALEVLKQRHILYTKEKSGYFVVDDYKKPHMSDVQIDFLSAGPDPAVLPYEDFQHCMNQAIDRYKEQLFTYNDVKGLPSLRNELVCYLQNLQIFTKTDHIVITSGSQQALHILSLMPFPNGKKTILIEQPTYFGMIDVLTLHRIPTIGISLSKHGIDFEELERTFKTGDIKFFYTVPRCHNPLGHHYTNAEKKKIVSLAEKYDVYIVEDDYLGELDTDPKADPLYAHDQNDRVIYVKSFSKVFLPGLRLAAVVLPAELLPSFSQYKFSADFNTSPLTQGALEIYLRNGMFHYHIQRAKEVYATKLSLATDACKTYLPLDVHYTKPVSGFYLTIFLPERVKAERLTCMLAERDVQVADTSRMFLSHNQGEAIRISISQVDQQYISEGIFHIAECIKALQQNATFNPLSLTSKR, from the coding sequence ATGTCAGCAACAAAATACATACACATCGTAGATTGGGTGATGCATGAATTGGATCAAAACCGTTTGCATTCTGGTGGAAAACTACCATCGGTACGGTCCCTGGCCATTCAATTTCAATGCAGCAAGAATACGGTTGTCAAAGCATTAGAAGTGTTGAAACAAAGGCATATCCTGTATACCAAGGAGAAAAGCGGTTATTTTGTTGTCGATGACTACAAGAAGCCGCATATGTCAGATGTCCAGATTGATTTTTTATCGGCTGGTCCCGATCCCGCCGTATTGCCCTATGAAGATTTCCAGCACTGCATGAACCAAGCCATTGACCGTTATAAAGAGCAGTTGTTCACTTATAATGATGTCAAAGGGCTTCCTTCACTGAGGAATGAGCTTGTATGCTATCTGCAAAATCTGCAAATATTCACCAAGACCGATCATATTGTGATCACCAGTGGTTCTCAACAAGCCTTGCATATACTATCGTTGATGCCTTTTCCGAACGGGAAGAAAACGATTCTCATTGAACAACCTACCTATTTTGGGATGATCGATGTCCTGACGCTCCACCGGATTCCGACCATCGGAATAAGTCTGTCAAAGCATGGAATCGATTTTGAAGAGCTTGAAAGAACGTTTAAAACAGGAGATATCAAATTCTTTTATACCGTACCTCGCTGCCATAATCCGCTTGGTCATCATTATACGAATGCTGAAAAGAAAAAAATCGTGTCCCTCGCCGAGAAATACGATGTGTATATAGTCGAAGATGATTACTTGGGGGAACTCGATACCGATCCAAAAGCCGATCCGCTCTATGCCCATGATCAGAATGATCGCGTCATTTATGTAAAGAGTTTCTCTAAAGTGTTCCTTCCTGGATTGAGATTGGCTGCTGTCGTTCTTCCGGCGGAACTCCTCCCCTCCTTTTCACAGTACAAATTCAGTGCGGATTTCAATACTTCCCCTCTGACTCAAGGAGCATTGGAAATCTATTTGCGAAACGGGATGTTCCACTATCATATCCAACGGGCCAAAGAGGTATATGCAACGAAACTTTCCCTTGCCACCGATGCCTGTAAAACGTATCTGCCTCTCGACGTACACTATACTAAGCCGGTAAGCGGCTTTTATCTGACCATCTTTCTACCTGAGCGAGTCAAAGCGGAGCGCCTGACATGCATGCTCGCTGAGAGGGATGTTCAGGTTGCCGATACTTCCAGGATGTTCTTGTCCCATAATCAAGGCGAGGCCATAAGAATCAGCATCTCTCAGGTGGATCAACAATATATCAGTGAAGGGATCTTCCATATTGCTGAGTGCATAAAAGCATTACAACAGAATGCTACATTCAATCCTTTATCGCTGACCTCCAAACGATAA
- a CDS encoding TetR/AcrR family transcriptional regulator: MSHQLFIEKGFLATSIQDILNYSGISKGTFYNYFSSKNELLMELFKSIYMKLEKERNDLLIGQSADDLDIFIQQIELQVATNRSNKLLTLFDEVVVLHDEDLKEFFHRGQLRMLRWYYQRFIDLFGEEKKTYLLDCTIMFIGILHQNLKYHSFAFEGSDANLHAVVEYSVNRIVRVVEEASESREQLFDYELIDQWMPDFRDQDPDFQKELHHVILSMKQQPLCDTPRYTELLEFIRDEMLHHPKPRRFLVESAMDTLRQNDRFSEEALDKLNLLIHSFFD; this comes from the coding sequence ATGTCTCATCAGCTCTTTATCGAGAAAGGATTCCTGGCCACGAGCATCCAGGATATCCTGAATTACAGCGGTATTTCCAAAGGTACATTTTACAACTATTTTTCATCTAAAAATGAATTGTTGATGGAATTGTTCAAATCCATATATATGAAGCTTGAAAAAGAACGGAATGACCTCTTGATCGGACAGAGTGCCGATGATCTCGATATCTTCATCCAACAAATCGAACTTCAGGTAGCAACGAACCGCTCGAATAAACTATTGACGTTGTTCGACGAAGTGGTCGTTCTCCATGATGAAGACCTGAAGGAATTCTTCCATCGCGGCCAGCTTCGCATGCTCCGTTGGTATTATCAGCGGTTCATTGATTTGTTCGGCGAGGAGAAGAAGACGTATTTGCTTGATTGCACGATTATGTTCATTGGTATCCTGCATCAGAACCTGAAGTATCATTCCTTTGCATTTGAAGGATCTGATGCCAATCTGCACGCCGTCGTGGAGTATAGCGTCAACCGGATCGTCCGGGTGGTGGAGGAAGCCTCTGAGTCAAGAGAGCAGCTATTCGACTATGAACTGATTGATCAATGGATGCCGGACTTCAGGGATCAGGATCCCGATTTTCAGAAGGAGCTGCATCACGTCATTCTCTCCATGAAACAGCAACCGCTTTGTGATACGCCGAGATATACAGAGCTTCTTGAATTCATTCGCGATGAAATGCTTCATCATCCGAAGCCCCGCCGCTTCCTTGTTGAGAGTGCGATGGACACATTGCGTCAGAACGACCGATTTTCCGAGGAAGCGCTGGACAAATTGAATCTTCTTATACACTCTTTTTTCGATTAA
- a CDS encoding staygreen family protein, translating to MIDPGRLHVTYSPPASIFAPIDHRRYTMTHSDSTGELYVTIGCEYDVSAINPYMRDEVLTEWVREDGQYRLNGRVYISGGEFDRQMAQVRYMIFKREMGTALAAIVNGDAGFFTYHPWLLDAPITIHFESVFPEYDQMVYFGTPRQYVWQSEHKDS from the coding sequence ATGATCGATCCAGGACGTCTGCATGTCACGTACAGCCCGCCTGCATCCATTTTTGCCCCGATTGACCACAGGAGATATACTATGACTCATTCCGATTCTACGGGCGAGCTATATGTGACGATCGGCTGTGAATACGATGTGTCCGCCATCAATCCCTATATGAGGGATGAAGTACTGACAGAATGGGTGAGGGAGGATGGGCAATACCGGCTTAATGGACGCGTTTACATCTCTGGAGGGGAATTCGACCGACAGATGGCGCAGGTTCGCTACATGATCTTCAAAAGGGAGATGGGGACCGCATTAGCAGCCATCGTGAATGGTGATGCTGGATTTTTCACCTATCATCCATGGCTACTGGATGCACCGATCACGATTCATTTTGAATCGGTTTTCCCGGAGTATGATCAAATGGTTTATTTTGGAACGCCCAGACAATATGTGTGGCAATCTGAGCATAAGGATAGCTGA
- a CDS encoding DHA2 family efflux MFS transporter permease subunit: MEQKINATGKRPPYGIIAILMIGAFITFLNNTLLNIALPSIMKDMEVQPSTVQWLATGFMLVNGILIPATAFLIQKYSVRRLFLAAMLLFTAGTVLAGTAEIFPVLLGGRMLQASGSAIMMPLLMNVMLVSFPVEKRGAAMGVFGLILMFAPAIGPTLSGWIIEHYDWRMLFHFITPIAIVVLLIGFFRLKDKKEKLAMRLDLFSLLLSSIGFGGILYGFSSAGDKGWDSPYVYGAIAIGVISLVIFIIRQSRQERPMLNFRVYRYPMFALSSAIAMVVNMALFSGMILLPIYVQTLRGISPMDAGLLLLPGAIIMAIMSPITGRLFDKFGGRILAMTGLAITVVTTYAFSKLTLDTTYTHLIILYSVRMLGMSMVMMPVSTNGLNQLPARYYPHGTAMNNTLNQVAGAIGTALLVTVMSTRTTTHGEELAAEALQKATSGQPTAAAMAEMKAQIGMQAMLEGINDAFLVATFIAGVALILSFFIKRATPSPDPEGAPQTNEPKATTKLAEN, encoded by the coding sequence ATGGAACAGAAAATCAATGCAACAGGTAAACGCCCGCCATATGGAATTATTGCCATTTTAATGATAGGAGCTTTTATCACGTTTTTAAACAATACACTATTGAACATAGCGCTGCCATCCATCATGAAGGATATGGAGGTACAACCATCCACTGTCCAATGGCTTGCTACAGGCTTCATGCTGGTGAATGGGATCTTGATTCCCGCTACGGCATTCCTGATCCAGAAATATTCCGTTCGACGCCTGTTCTTGGCAGCCATGCTGCTCTTCACAGCAGGTACGGTACTTGCAGGGACTGCTGAAATCTTCCCTGTCCTGCTCGGCGGAAGGATGCTTCAAGCATCAGGTTCTGCCATCATGATGCCGCTACTCATGAATGTCATGCTCGTAAGCTTCCCGGTTGAGAAGAGGGGAGCGGCGATGGGTGTGTTCGGCTTGATCCTTATGTTTGCTCCGGCAATCGGTCCGACTCTATCCGGTTGGATCATCGAGCATTATGACTGGAGGATGCTCTTCCACTTCATCACGCCGATTGCCATCGTCGTACTGCTCATCGGATTCTTCAGACTTAAGGATAAAAAAGAGAAGCTTGCCATGAGATTGGATCTCTTCTCATTGCTTCTATCAAGCATCGGATTCGGTGGAATCCTTTACGGCTTCAGTTCTGCAGGGGACAAAGGCTGGGATAGCCCGTATGTGTACGGAGCAATTGCCATCGGTGTGATTTCCCTTGTCATCTTCATCATCAGGCAATCACGTCAGGAGCGCCCGATGTTGAACTTCAGGGTGTATCGCTACCCGATGTTCGCCCTTTCTTCTGCCATTGCCATGGTCGTCAATATGGCGTTGTTCTCCGGTATGATCTTACTGCCGATCTATGTACAGACACTTCGTGGCATCTCACCGATGGATGCCGGACTGCTCCTGCTGCCGGGTGCCATCATCATGGCGATCATGTCACCGATCACCGGTCGTCTCTTCGATAAATTCGGTGGACGCATCCTTGCCATGACAGGTTTGGCCATCACGGTCGTCACAACCTATGCATTCAGCAAATTGACACTTGATACAACGTACACGCATTTGATCATCCTTTATTCCGTGCGGATGCTTGGAATGTCCATGGTCATGATGCCTGTATCCACGAACGGATTGAACCAGCTTCCTGCCCGCTATTATCCACACGGTACAGCAATGAACAATACGCTGAATCAGGTGGCAGGTGCCATCGGTACGGCCTTGCTCGTGACGGTCATGTCAACGCGCACCACGACTCACGGGGAAGAGCTTGCTGCTGAAGCCCTTCAGAAGGCAACCAGTGGTCAGCCGACAGCCGCAGCCATGGCCGAAATGAAAGCTCAGATCGGCATGCAGGCAATGCTTGAAGGAATCAACGATGCCTTCCTGGTTGCCACCTTCATAGCCGGTGTAGCATTGATTCTTTCCTTCTTCATCAAGCGTGCCACACCTTCTCCGGACCCGGAGGGCGCACCTCAGACGAACGAACCGAAAGCAACAACCAAGCTGGCTGAAAATTGA